A stretch of Lathyrus oleraceus cultivar Zhongwan6 chromosome 6, CAAS_Psat_ZW6_1.0, whole genome shotgun sequence DNA encodes these proteins:
- the LOC127092756 gene encoding sugar transport protein 13, translated as MTGGGFTGDNTKEFEAKITPIIIISCMMAATGGLMFGYDVGVSGGVASMPPFLEKFFPKVYRQIAEEGSESNYCKYDNQGLQLFTSSLYLAGLMVTFFASYTTRILGRRLTMLIAGFFFIAGVGFNAAAQNLAMLICGRILLGCGIGFANQAVPVFLSEIAPSRIRGALNILFQLDITLGILFANLVNYFTNKIKGEWGWRVSLGLGGIPALLLTLGAYLVVDTPNSLIERGHLEQGKTVLRKIRGTDNVDPEFFELVEASRVAKQVKHPFRNILKRNNRPQLVISIALMVFQQFTGINAIMFYAPVLFNTLGFKNDAALYSAVITGAINVVSTIVSIYSVDKLGRRKLLLEAGVQMFLSQMVIAVVLGIKVKDNSEELSKGYAALVVVMVCVFVSAFAWSWGPLGWLIPSEIFPLETRSAGQSVTVCVNFLFTSVIAQAFLSMLCYFKYGIFFFFSGWILIMSIFVFFLVPETKNVPIEEMTQRVWKKHWFWKRFVEVDCLEDEKVSDGNGPSIIELVP; from the exons ATGACCGGAGGAGGCTTCACCGGAGACAATACCAAAGAGTTTGAGGCAAAGATAACTCCtatcattatcatttcatgcatgATGGCTGCCACAGGAGGTCTTATGTTTGGTTACGACGTTGGAGTTTCAG GTGGTGTGGCATCGATGCCGCCTTTTTTGGAGAAATTCTTTCCGAAAGTGTATCGTCAAATTGCAGAAGAAGGATCGGAAAGTAACTACTGCAAATACGACAACCAAGGGTTGCAGCTATTCACTTCATCATTGTATCTAGCTGGTTTAATGGTAACATTCTTCGCATCTTATACTACTCGGATACTAGGGAGAAGGCTCACAATGTTGATTGCTGGTTTCTTCTTCATTGCTGGAGTTGGTTTTAATGCAGCTGCTCAaaaccttgccatgcttatatGTGGTAGGATCTTACTTGGTTGTGGAATTGGATTTGCAAACCAG GCTGTGCCAGTTTTCCTTTCAGAGATTGCACCTTCTAGAATACGTGGAGCATTGAATATACTGTTTCAGCTTGATATCACACTTGGAATTCTTTTTGCAAACCTTGTCAATTACTTCACCAACAA AATCAAAGGTGAATGGGGTTGGAGGGTATCCCTAGGATTAGGAGGTATCCCAGCATTACTCCTCACTTTAGGAGCTTACTTGGTTGTGGACACTCCAAATAGTCTCATTGAACGTGGTCACTTAGAACAAGGAAAAACTGTTCTGAGAAAGATTCGCGGCACAGACAACGTCGATCCTGAGTTCTTCGAGCTTGTTGAGGCGAGTCGTGTTGCTAAACAAGTGAAACATCCTTTTAGAAATATCCTCAAACGCAATAATAGACCTCAACTTGTCATTTCCATTGCCCTAATG GTTTTTCAACAATTTACCGGCATCAATGCGATCATGTTCTATGCTCCGGTTTTGTTTAATACATTAGGGTTTAAGAATGATGCTGCACTTTATTCTGCTGTGATTACTGGTGCTATTAATGTAGTCTCGACTATAGTTTCGATATATTCGGTCGATAAACTTGGGCGTCGAAAGCTCTTATTAGAAGCTGGTGTGCAAATGTTTTTGTCACAAATGGTGATAGCAGTTGTACTAGGTATCAAGGTGAAGGATAATTCTGAGGAACTCTCAAAAGGTTATGCAGCTCTTGTGGTAGTTATGGTTTGTGTTTTTGTTTCTGCGTTTGCATGGTCATGGGGTCCACTTGGTTGGCTTATTCCAAGTGAGATATTTCCATTAGAGACTCGCTCTGCAGGACAAAGTGTAACAGTTTGTGTCAACTTTCTCTTCACTTCTGTTATCGCACAAGCTTTTCTCTCGATGCTTTGTTATTTCAAGTATGGTATCTTCTTTTTCTTCTCTGGATGGATCTTGATCATGTCGATTTTTGTGTTTTTTCTTGTCCCTGAGACAAAGAATGTTCCTATTGAAGAGATGACACAGAGAGTGTGGAAGAAACATTGGTTTTGGAAGAGGTTTGTTGAAGTTGATTGTCTTGAAGATGAGAAAGTAAGTGATGGAAATGGACCTAGCATTATTGAGTTGGTTCCTTAG